Proteins encoded in a region of the Nitrospirota bacterium genome:
- a CDS encoding ATP-binding protein, translating into MSSALKAIRQLSEALFQYTHVDDMVRQTLHAALDVIGADAGSVLLANPETRKLVFHYVVGETAASLQGTSIIWDEGIAGAVFTSGNPEVISTVQKDARHYSAMDMLTGFQSRDMIVVPLKRHGGNPIGVIEILNKNTGPITRDDLDTLVVLGAIAASAIEQSKTVEALRVKDVQLQQAQKMEAVGRLAGGVAHDFNNLLTVIRGYSELIVMGANGNSPTRLHAEEVLKAADRATGLTTQLLAFSRKQVLELRVVRLNEVVANVEKLLRRLIGENIQFISTVGPSLGWVKADPGQLEQVLINLAVNARDAMPQGGTLTIGIVQRDLDETFTSRYLDFEPGAYCVLSVTDTGCGMNKDTLSKLFEPFFTTKDPGKGTGLGLSIVHGIVKQSRGQILASSEPGVGTTFNLYLPSVGAPVEVAASPHEAPAASLGTETVLVVEDEGQVRTLECGLLEASGYHVLAASHGGEALRICQEYSGTIDLLVTDLILPHMNGRELASRVVPIRPSMKVLYVSGYPDETLVAAGVARSKVPFLQKPFASDALLQSVRTVLDGTGDTPL; encoded by the coding sequence ATGTCCTCTGCATTGAAAGCGATTCGCCAGTTGAGCGAAGCCCTATTTCAGTACACCCATGTAGACGACATGGTTCGTCAAACTCTGCATGCCGCGCTTGATGTCATCGGAGCAGATGCGGGGTCCGTGTTACTCGCGAACCCTGAGACTCGGAAATTGGTGTTTCACTACGTCGTCGGAGAGACTGCCGCGTCGTTGCAAGGGACCAGCATTATCTGGGACGAGGGCATTGCCGGCGCGGTGTTTACCTCCGGCAACCCGGAAGTGATCTCTACGGTGCAAAAGGATGCGCGCCATTACTCCGCGATGGATATGCTGACCGGATTTCAATCCCGTGACATGATCGTCGTGCCCCTGAAGCGGCATGGAGGCAACCCGATCGGCGTTATCGAAATCCTGAACAAGAACACGGGCCCGATCACCCGTGACGACCTGGATACGCTGGTCGTGCTCGGCGCTATTGCCGCTTCCGCCATTGAACAGTCGAAGACCGTTGAGGCGTTACGCGTCAAGGACGTCCAGCTTCAGCAGGCGCAGAAAATGGAAGCGGTCGGTCGCCTGGCGGGAGGCGTGGCGCATGATTTCAATAACCTGCTGACGGTGATTCGAGGCTATAGCGAACTGATCGTCATGGGCGCCAATGGCAATTCGCCGACGCGATTGCATGCCGAAGAGGTGCTGAAGGCTGCGGACAGGGCCACGGGGCTTACGACCCAGTTACTGGCATTCAGCAGGAAACAGGTCCTTGAGCTGCGAGTCGTGCGATTGAATGAGGTCGTCGCGAATGTGGAGAAACTGTTGCGGCGTTTGATCGGAGAAAATATCCAGTTCATTTCAACCGTCGGACCCAGCCTTGGCTGGGTCAAAGCCGATCCGGGGCAGTTGGAGCAGGTCTTGATCAATCTCGCGGTGAATGCGAGAGACGCCATGCCTCAGGGCGGGACCTTGACCATCGGGATCGTCCAACGTGACCTCGATGAGACGTTTACCAGCCGGTACCTGGATTTTGAGCCGGGAGCCTATTGCGTCCTCTCGGTGACTGACACCGGATGTGGGATGAACAAGGATACCCTTTCGAAACTGTTTGAACCCTTCTTTACCACCAAGGATCCTGGCAAGGGGACCGGGCTGGGCCTCTCCATCGTCCATGGGATTGTGAAACAAAGCCGTGGTCAGATCCTGGCTTCCAGCGAGCCGGGGGTCGGTACGACCTTCAACCTTTACCTGCCCTCCGTGGGGGCGCCTGTCGAGGTGGCGGCATCTCCTCACGAGGCTCCTGCCGCTTCGCTCGGAACAGAGACGGTCCTGGTCGTGGAAGATGAGGGGCAGGTCCGCACGCTTGAGTGCGGACTGCTTGAAGCCAGCGGCTATCACGTGTTGGCAGCCAGCCATGGCGGAGAAGCGTTGCGTATTTGCCAGGAATATTCAGGTACCATCGACCTTCTAGTGACGGATCTTATCCTGCCTCACATGAACGGACGGGAGTTGGCCAGCCGGGTCGTTCCGATCCGCCCGTCGATGAAGGTGCTCTATGTGTCCGGCTACCCTGACGAGACGCTCGTCGCAGCCGGGGTCGCGAGGAGCAAAGTGCCCTTTCTCCAGAAACCCTTTGCGTCTGATGCCCTGTTGCAGAGCGTGAGGACCGTGCTCGACGGGACAGGCGATACTCCACTCTGA
- a CDS encoding HD domain-containing phosphohydrolase: MADHSLRQIQEISALLNSSLDPTTIRTHAIEAATLLMNAEAGSLLLLDGATGELYFEVAHGEKGAAVRASRLKPGQGIAGYVARTGQPLIVNDVQRDQRFFGQVDQASGFVTRNMVCVPVTAHGRLLGVLQAINRNAGQSFDEDDLQNFVALGHQVGIAIENANLYEDIHLLFEGFISASVQAIESRDPTTSGHSQRVATLTCRLAEEVSLTRSGLYAGIQFTADQMKEIRYAAVLHDFGKVGIRENLLLKAKKLYPAQQELIKARFDFIKRTMEVDTLRRKLRVYESTAGEKKQALLAGLDEQLARRMSEVDELLSSILTCNQPASHSHSQTGKLKEIARMEYRSYDGPRPFLTDEELGALSVLHGSLTRQERNEIERHVTHTFEFLSKIPWSRALQQVPAIAWSHHEKLDGSGYPRGLSSDQIPLQARMMTICDIYDALTASDRPYKAAIPSATALGYLESQAKEGKLDSELVDLFAGHHVYQATQSHQTIRKVG, encoded by the coding sequence ATGGCAGACCATTCCCTCAGACAGATTCAGGAAATCAGCGCGCTGCTGAATTCCAGCCTCGATCCGACGACCATCCGCACCCATGCCATCGAAGCGGCCACCCTGCTCATGAACGCCGAAGCCGGTTCCCTGCTCTTGCTGGATGGCGCGACCGGGGAGTTGTACTTCGAGGTGGCCCATGGCGAAAAGGGCGCAGCCGTTCGCGCCTCACGTCTCAAGCCTGGACAGGGCATCGCAGGCTATGTCGCACGGACCGGTCAGCCGCTCATCGTCAACGACGTCCAGCGCGATCAGCGGTTTTTTGGACAGGTGGACCAGGCCAGCGGATTTGTCACACGTAACATGGTCTGCGTACCGGTCACGGCACACGGGCGTCTCCTGGGTGTACTCCAAGCGATCAATCGTAACGCCGGTCAATCGTTCGATGAGGACGACCTTCAGAACTTCGTCGCGCTCGGCCATCAAGTCGGCATTGCCATTGAAAATGCCAATCTCTACGAGGACATTCATCTGCTTTTCGAGGGATTCATTTCCGCGAGCGTGCAGGCCATCGAAAGCCGTGACCCGACCACCAGTGGCCATAGTCAGCGTGTGGCCACCTTGACCTGTCGCCTTGCGGAGGAGGTCAGCCTGACCCGGTCCGGACTCTATGCGGGGATTCAGTTTACGGCGGATCAAATGAAGGAAATCCGTTATGCCGCGGTGCTTCACGATTTCGGGAAGGTCGGTATTCGTGAGAACCTGTTGCTCAAAGCCAAAAAACTATATCCGGCCCAGCAGGAACTGATCAAGGCACGATTTGATTTCATCAAGCGGACGATGGAGGTTGATACATTACGCCGGAAACTCCGTGTCTATGAATCTACAGCTGGAGAAAAGAAGCAGGCTCTGTTGGCCGGACTGGATGAACAACTGGCGCGGCGGATGAGCGAAGTCGACGAATTGCTGTCCAGTATCCTCACTTGCAATCAACCGGCGTCTCACTCTCACAGTCAAACAGGGAAGCTGAAGGAGATCGCCCGTATGGAGTACCGTTCATACGACGGGCCCCGTCCTTTCCTCACGGATGAGGAACTCGGTGCGTTGTCGGTGCTCCATGGAAGCTTGACGCGGCAGGAACGGAACGAGATCGAACGGCATGTCACCCACACATTCGAATTCCTGTCGAAAATTCCCTGGAGCAGGGCGCTGCAGCAGGTTCCTGCGATCGCGTGGAGTCACCATGAAAAGCTGGATGGCAGTGGGTATCCCCGCGGGCTGTCGAGCGATCAGATCCCGTTGCAGGCCCGCATGATGACCATCTGCGATATCTACGACGCCTTGACGGCCTCGGACCGGCCCTACAAAGCGGCGATTCCGTCCGCCACTGCGCTCGGATATCTTGAAAGTCAGGCGAAGGAGGGGAAGCTGGACTCTGAACTCGTCGACTTATTCGCAGGCCATCACGTATACCAGGCCACGCAGTCCCACCAGACGATTCGCAAGGTCGGCTGA
- a CDS encoding adenylate/guanylate cyclase domain-containing protein: MSLSTHNYSDTGFRLGLWLGLSVTIGLVFLTWLGPNLIVRLDNTALDLQFRLRGERTPGQEVVLVLVDEKSLKEIGRWPWPRNTQARLLDRIHAGEPALIGLDIIYAETETSDEIRDLRARLAGAGRGEPLQGETGRLLEQGLLALDSDQRLAESLARAGTVVLAMPFFVPEGPVAETTQDKAHGVPESLKKSEFMLVRQSGSSADFHPYDASGILPPLNIFARQAQGLGHVYRLPDHDGVTRREVLVLRHDDAYYPSFALEIARLYLGRTREQMALVLGEGIQIGPMAVPTDQKLRLLINYAGRERSFPWVSATDVLHDRIPTDYFRGKAVLVGTAALGTYDQLSTPFSANVPGVEKNATVVENILHQRFLSSGLWAGPVELALVLCFGLTLTHALPRVRAIHGASLAGITWLTYVGTAQALFVIKGICLPLVMPTLAIGSVFMVTTVLNYVFKERQAREIHSMFASYVSPRIVQELMKSPSKATVGGQRKELTILFTDLVGFTSFSEHRSAEDVVEQLNEYLSAMTDVIFKWNGTLDKFVGDEIVVFWGAPLDQPDHAELAVQCALEMRASLTTLQAGWRAQGKPILDSGIGINTGIALVGNIGAEGKKMDYTMIGDQVNLTARIQGLTRTLGHPILLTEFTVSKLALEIRRDTADPLRDWRSQVQVRKLQIVTVKGRQEPVGTYTIKYRAANAGQAQLESRAS; the protein is encoded by the coding sequence GTGAGCCTCTCGACACACAACTACTCGGATACCGGATTTCGACTCGGGCTCTGGCTGGGCCTGTCTGTCACGATCGGATTAGTATTCCTGACCTGGCTGGGCCCCAACCTCATCGTGCGGCTCGACAATACTGCATTGGATTTACAATTCAGGCTGCGAGGCGAACGAACTCCCGGCCAGGAAGTCGTGCTCGTCCTGGTCGACGAGAAGAGCCTGAAAGAGATTGGACGATGGCCCTGGCCCCGCAACACACAGGCCCGCCTCCTCGATCGAATCCATGCAGGCGAACCGGCGTTGATCGGCCTCGACATTATCTACGCCGAGACGGAAACCTCCGATGAGATTCGCGACCTGAGGGCCAGGCTGGCCGGAGCAGGAAGGGGTGAACCCCTGCAGGGCGAAACAGGTCGCCTATTGGAGCAAGGACTCCTTGCGTTAGACAGCGATCAGCGTCTCGCGGAAAGCCTCGCCCGGGCAGGCACCGTCGTCTTGGCCATGCCTTTCTTTGTGCCGGAAGGCCCCGTCGCCGAGACCACTCAGGACAAGGCTCACGGGGTCCCCGAGAGTTTGAAGAAAAGCGAGTTCATGCTGGTCCGGCAATCAGGGTCCTCGGCAGATTTCCACCCCTATGACGCATCCGGCATCCTGCCTCCACTCAACATCTTTGCCAGGCAGGCACAAGGGCTCGGACATGTCTATCGATTGCCGGATCACGACGGCGTGACCCGCCGAGAAGTACTCGTCCTGCGCCATGACGATGCCTATTATCCCTCGTTCGCGCTGGAAATCGCGCGGTTGTATCTCGGACGCACGAGAGAACAAATGGCCTTAGTGCTTGGAGAGGGAATCCAGATCGGTCCGATGGCCGTTCCGACGGATCAGAAGCTGCGCCTGCTGATCAACTATGCCGGTCGCGAACGTTCATTTCCCTGGGTGTCTGCGACAGATGTGCTCCACGATCGCATCCCCACCGACTACTTCCGGGGAAAAGCCGTCTTAGTCGGCACGGCGGCCCTGGGAACCTACGATCAACTCAGCACCCCGTTTTCGGCCAATGTTCCCGGTGTCGAAAAAAATGCCACCGTGGTCGAGAACATCCTGCATCAGCGGTTCCTGTCCAGCGGATTGTGGGCCGGCCCCGTCGAACTAGCCCTGGTGCTGTGCTTCGGGCTCACCTTGACTCATGCCCTGCCGCGGGTGCGGGCCATCCATGGAGCATCCTTGGCAGGGATAACCTGGTTGACCTACGTCGGTACAGCACAGGCACTGTTCGTCATCAAGGGCATCTGCCTGCCGCTGGTGATGCCGACCCTGGCCATCGGATCGGTCTTCATGGTGACCACCGTCCTCAATTATGTCTTCAAAGAGCGACAGGCTCGAGAGATTCATTCCATGTTTGCCAGTTACGTCAGCCCTCGAATCGTGCAGGAACTCATGAAGTCCCCTTCGAAGGCGACGGTGGGGGGGCAGCGCAAGGAGTTGACGATATTGTTCACCGACCTGGTCGGGTTCACCTCATTCAGCGAGCACCGTTCGGCAGAAGATGTGGTCGAGCAGCTCAATGAATATCTCAGCGCGATGACGGACGTCATTTTCAAGTGGAATGGCACCCTGGACAAATTCGTCGGTGATGAGATCGTCGTCTTTTGGGGGGCGCCGCTGGACCAGCCGGACCATGCCGAATTGGCCGTCCAATGCGCGTTGGAAATGCGGGCCAGCCTGACGACACTCCAGGCCGGATGGAGGGCCCAGGGAAAACCGATCCTCGACAGCGGAATCGGCATCAACACGGGCATCGCCCTGGTCGGTAACATTGGCGCCGAAGGCAAAAAAATGGATTACACCATGATTGGTGATCAAGTGAATCTGACCGCGCGTATCCAAGGACTCACCAGAACGTTGGGCCATCCGATATTGCTGACCGAATTCACCGTATCGAAGCTGGCCCTGGAAATCCGTCGTGACACAGCGGACCCTCTGCGAGACTGGCGCAGTCAGGTGCAGGTCAGAAAGCTTCAGATCGTCACCGTCAAAGGCCGCCAGGAGCCGGTGGGAACCTATACCATAAAATATCGAGCGGCGAACGCCGGACAGGCGCAACTGGAATCCCGCGCGAGTTGA
- a CDS encoding FecR family protein, producing the protein MTTHRLALSLVAGTLIFGAAPALASELGTEGIGFYMAVSGQVGVTHPHNGQTLPVKLHDQVLFKDVIQTKEESRTKAFFQDDSMLTVGESSRVEINEYIYNPEQNVRKAVVKLLQGQVRALVSKVFKANGSRFEIHTPSAVAAARGTYFTVWVENGRSGIINIGETGRVDFTSGGVTVAVDPGYFSVALEGKAPSVPAPHPLNNQMDNLQAGSSLKHTQRPASSALLTHDAGRTVTTQREKAELILASVPGGLARALMAVELTTLREGPLVELPAQALQALNVDGHLVKAMTTLASLSNESLNGDAGGTTAGQGTGQVSASVTVGGSTGATAAVTAAPVASATVTVAPVTAVVAPVVAPVVAVVAPVIAPVVAVVPVVPVVPIIPAVLAIPPAVINGALNLLGH; encoded by the coding sequence ATGACCACCCATCGACTCGCGTTAAGCCTCGTCGCCGGCACGCTGATCTTCGGAGCAGCCCCCGCCCTCGCTTCAGAGCTAGGCACAGAAGGGATCGGGTTCTACATGGCAGTCTCAGGGCAGGTCGGTGTGACGCATCCCCATAACGGGCAAACCCTTCCGGTCAAACTTCATGACCAGGTGCTGTTTAAGGATGTGATCCAGACCAAGGAAGAGTCCAGAACCAAAGCGTTTTTCCAGGACGACAGCATGCTCACGGTGGGTGAAAGTAGCCGGGTCGAGATCAATGAATACATCTACAACCCGGAACAGAACGTCCGGAAGGCCGTGGTGAAACTCCTGCAAGGCCAGGTGCGGGCCCTCGTCAGCAAGGTGTTCAAGGCCAACGGGTCGAGATTCGAAATCCATACCCCCTCGGCTGTCGCCGCGGCGAGAGGCACCTATTTCACCGTGTGGGTAGAGAACGGGCGGTCAGGGATCATTAATATCGGAGAAACGGGACGTGTGGATTTTACCTCGGGCGGAGTAACCGTGGCCGTCGATCCAGGCTACTTTTCCGTCGCTTTGGAGGGAAAGGCTCCCTCGGTTCCAGCGCCCCACCCCCTCAATAATCAAATGGACAATCTCCAGGCCGGATCGAGCCTGAAACATACGCAGCGACCTGCCTCGAGCGCCCTCCTGACTCATGATGCCGGTCGCACCGTCACGACCCAACGTGAGAAGGCAGAACTGATCCTCGCTTCTGTTCCCGGGGGACTGGCCCGAGCATTGATGGCAGTCGAGCTCACAACCCTGCGCGAAGGCCCCCTCGTTGAATTGCCGGCACAAGCCCTTCAAGCACTTAACGTAGATGGGCACTTGGTCAAGGCCATGACAACCCTGGCCAGTCTTTCCAACGAGTCTTTGAACGGGGACGCTGGGGGCACGACAGCGGGGCAGGGAACCGGACAGGTCAGCGCGAGCGTCACTGTAGGCGGAAGCACAGGAGCAACGGCGGCGGTGACTGCCGCTCCTGTGGCATCAGCCACGGTGACTGTCGCGCCGGTCACGGCTGTCGTGGCTCCGGTTGTGGCTCCGGTCGTGGCTGTCGTAGCGCCGGTTATAGCTCCAGTCGTGGCTGTCGTGCCAGTCGTACCGGTCGTACCTATAATCCCGGCGGTCCTTGCGATTCCCCCTGCGGTCATTAATGGCGCCCTGAATTTGCTCGGACATTAG
- a CDS encoding tetratricopeptide repeat protein: MRQRSGYNIWWRLLWACTVWVSSDYAAWAQAPNETYDFSMAKGTVEFGRKHYEKAAKLFERAQQAVPDDPEATEYLGQALLRLKQYPEAETLFRNLTRRRPTRAQAWLGLAITQTQLGKYQEAMASLEQVQTLDPQNPLVYFYQGVVSHELKSFAQAPELFSRAMALSPDLTPTARYYTGMSYYERGLIDQAQKEFDAAMASGEPESELARMARAILQQRTAVPKGPKQWDLNLSISGQYDSNVVLLPIGIQPPGGSTGISRKDDFRTTYYARGEYRAIQTSLWTAGVTYGFYQSLHRTLNAFDIQDHAPSVFVQRQIGIVTARFQYAFDYVRVGGDPFLIAHALQPIITIAESNSLFTQIQLRYQDKDFQDDRFAGNSLRDGKNWLAGVTQYAYFANGTGHLRLGYTFDNDRTGGGHPASATVGMQTNADWAYHAHRLSVGLGIPEFWTLRPSFAFDYYRQNYDNPSSFSTGGTTARRDNIFFFTATIGRPITDWLSVAAEYNYTRDQSNLTAFNYNRSVFSLTLNSRF; this comes from the coding sequence ATGCGGCAACGATCCGGATACAACATTTGGTGGAGACTGTTGTGGGCCTGCACGGTCTGGGTCTCGTCCGATTACGCGGCCTGGGCCCAGGCGCCGAACGAGACTTATGATTTCAGCATGGCGAAAGGCACCGTCGAGTTCGGACGGAAACATTATGAGAAGGCAGCCAAACTGTTTGAACGGGCCCAGCAGGCCGTGCCCGACGATCCGGAGGCAACCGAATACCTGGGCCAGGCGCTCCTACGGCTGAAACAATATCCTGAAGCCGAAACCCTCTTTCGTAATCTGACAAGACGACGGCCGACTCGCGCGCAGGCCTGGCTGGGGCTGGCGATCACACAAACTCAACTCGGGAAGTACCAGGAAGCGATGGCGTCGCTTGAACAAGTCCAGACACTCGATCCGCAAAATCCCCTGGTCTATTTCTACCAAGGAGTGGTGTCGCACGAATTGAAATCCTTCGCACAGGCTCCTGAGTTGTTCTCGCGGGCAATGGCGCTCAGCCCCGACCTCACACCCACGGCCCGCTACTACACAGGCATGTCCTACTACGAACGCGGGTTAATCGACCAGGCCCAGAAAGAGTTTGACGCCGCCATGGCCTCAGGTGAACCAGAGTCCGAGCTGGCTCGCATGGCTCGCGCGATCCTGCAACAGCGAACCGCCGTGCCGAAAGGCCCCAAACAGTGGGATCTGAACCTGAGCATCAGTGGCCAATATGACTCCAATGTCGTGTTGCTTCCCATTGGAATCCAACCTCCCGGCGGATCGACCGGTATCTCGCGAAAGGACGACTTCCGCACGACATACTATGCCCGCGGCGAATATCGGGCGATTCAAACGTCCCTCTGGACGGCAGGGGTCACCTACGGCTTTTATCAGAGCCTTCACCGGACGTTGAACGCGTTCGATATCCAAGACCACGCGCCCTCGGTGTTTGTGCAACGACAGATCGGTATCGTGACGGCGAGGTTCCAATATGCCTTCGACTATGTGCGGGTCGGTGGGGATCCGTTTCTGATTGCCCATGCCCTGCAACCAATTATCACGATTGCCGAGAGCAATAGCCTTTTTACCCAGATACAGCTCAGGTATCAAGACAAGGATTTCCAAGATGACCGCTTTGCCGGGAATTCCCTCAGGGACGGGAAAAACTGGCTGGCAGGTGTCACACAATATGCCTATTTCGCAAACGGGACCGGCCATCTCCGGTTGGGCTATACCTTCGACAACGATCGCACCGGAGGCGGACATCCCGCATCGGCAACGGTGGGCATGCAGACCAATGCGGATTGGGCCTACCATGCGCACCGGCTATCCGTGGGTTTGGGCATACCGGAATTCTGGACACTGAGACCAAGCTTCGCCTTCGACTACTACCGTCAGAATTACGATAATCCGAGTTCCTTCTCCACCGGCGGAACCACTGCCCGCCGCGATAATATTTTCTTCTTCACTGCGACGATCGGCCGGCCGATTACCGATTGGCTCTCGGTCGCCGCGGAATACAACTACACGCGCGATCAGTCCAACCTCACGGCATTTAACTACAACCGCAGTGTGTTCTCCCTCACCCTGAACAGCCGTTTCTAG
- a CDS encoding 3',5'-cyclic-nucleotide phosphodiesterase, which yields MKIRVLGCHGSDQLLHENGRTLQCQPCAFLINDTVLLDAGTIGSRLTLPEQLKISHVLLSHLHFDHIRGLPTLADNLVGEPEASLIVAGIPEVLDGLGTHIFNSTVYPDFFRLPSPDRPVFVPRPLKSGEEWKVCGLSIVPIRVNHVVPTVGFLISDERTTIVYSGDTYQTEDLWHAASSKSNLSAAFIEVSYPNNQAALAQMAKHLTPELMGGEFRKIGRPDVPVYAYHMKPRFRSTIEAELRETRIPNITVLNEDLEISL from the coding sequence GTGAAAATACGCGTGCTCGGCTGTCATGGCTCCGATCAACTGCTGCACGAAAACGGTCGTACGCTGCAGTGCCAGCCCTGCGCCTTCTTAATCAATGACACCGTGCTGTTGGACGCTGGCACCATTGGGTCACGGCTGACGCTGCCGGAACAATTGAAGATCAGCCACGTTCTGCTATCGCACCTCCACTTCGACCATATCAGGGGGCTCCCGACGCTTGCGGATAATCTCGTCGGGGAACCGGAGGCCTCACTCATTGTGGCCGGTATTCCTGAGGTGCTGGACGGCCTGGGCACCCACATCTTTAACTCTACGGTCTATCCCGATTTCTTCCGGCTTCCCAGCCCCGATCGGCCGGTGTTCGTTCCCCGCCCGTTGAAGTCGGGGGAGGAGTGGAAGGTCTGCGGTCTGAGCATTGTTCCCATCAGGGTGAACCATGTCGTTCCAACCGTGGGATTCCTGATTAGCGATGAGCGCACCACGATTGTCTATAGCGGAGATACCTACCAGACGGAGGATCTGTGGCATGCCGCGTCGTCCAAGTCGAACTTGAGCGCGGCATTTATCGAAGTCTCCTATCCGAATAATCAGGCCGCCCTCGCACAGATGGCCAAACACCTCACGCCCGAACTGATGGGAGGGGAGTTCAGGAAAATCGGCCGTCCCGACGTCCCCGTGTATGCCTACCACATGAAACCGCGATTCAGGAGTACGATCGAAGCGGAGCTGCGCGAGACCCGTATTCCAAATATTACGGTTCTTAACGAAGATCTGGAAATCAGCCTCTAG